In a genomic window of Helianthus annuus cultivar XRQ/B chromosome 10, HanXRQr2.0-SUNRISE, whole genome shotgun sequence:
- the LOC110886961 gene encoding beta-galactosidase yields the protein MKIPVLILIVFSCVCSSINATVSYDDKAIIINGKRRILMSGSIHYPRSTPQMWPDLIKKAKDGGLDVIQTYVFWNGHEPSPGKYNFEGRYDLVKFIKLVQQAGLYVHLRIGPYVCAEWNFGGFPVWLKYVPGMSFRTDNEPFKIAMQRFTEKIVNLMKSEKLFEPQGGPIIMSQIENEYGPVEWDIGAPGKAYSKWAAQMADGLKTGVPWIMCKQEDAPDPMIDTCNGFYCEKFTPNKPYKPKMFTELWTGWFTEFGGPIPTRPVQDIAYAVARFIQNNGSFVNYYMYHGGTNFGRTAGGLFITTSYDYDAPIDEYGLLNEPKWGHLRDLHTAIKLIEPALVSAYPTVTYPGKNQEIHVFKPKSGGCAAFLSNYDPHFSAKMTFGNTQYQLPPWSISILHDCKTEVYNTAKVKAPTTQKKMTPVGQFKWQSYNEETPSSEDRDTLAMKGLYEQLNVTRDASDYLWYLAEVHISPNEHFLTNGQLPVLTVMSAGHALHVFINNQLAGTVWGSLKNPKLTFSQSVKLRVGVNKISMLSVSVGLANVGTHFETYNVGILGPITLKGLNEGTRDLTKQQWSYKVGLKGETLSLDTLDGSSSVEWLQGSLVAQKQPLTWYKTTFNAPEGNDPLALDMNGMGKGQIWINGEGLGRYWPANIAHGNCDKCSYTGIYNENKCNRYCGDPSQRWYHVPRSWLRPTGNLLVVFEEWGGNPDWITLVKRTT from the exons ATGAAGATACCAGTGTTAATACTGATTGTCTTCTCTTGTGTTTGTTCCTCCATTAATGCAACTGTATCTTATGATGATAAAGCTATTATTATCAATGGTAAAAGAAGAATTCTTATGTCTGGTTCTATTCATTACCCACGTAGCACCCCTCAG ATGTGGCCTGACCTTATAAAAAAAGCTAAGGATGGAGGCTTAGATGTCATACAAACTTATGTATTTTGGAATGGGCATGAACCATCTCCTGGGAAG TACAATTTTGAGGGGAGATATGATTTGGTGAAGTTCATAAAACTGGTACAACAAGCAGGACTATATGTTCATTTACGAATCGGTCCTTACGTTTGTGCCGAATGGAATTTCGG GGGATTTCCTGTTTGGCTTAAATATGTTCCTGGTATGTCCTTCAGAACAGACAATGAACCTTTCAAG ATTGCAATGCAAAGGTTTACAGAGAAAATAGTCAACTTGATGAAGTCAGAGAAGTTATTTGAACCTCAAGGAGGTCCAATTATCATGTCTCAG ATTGAAAACGAGTACGGTCCGGTTGAATGGGATATCGGTGCTCCGGGAAAAGCTTACTCTAAATGGGCTGCACAGATGGCTGACGGTCTAAAAACCGGCGTCCCTTGGATCATGTGCAAACAAGAAGATGCCCCTGATCCAATG ATCGATACATGTAACGGTTTTTACTGTGAAAAATTCACTCCAAACAAACCGTACAAACCTAAAATGTTTACAGAGCTTTGGACTGGCTG GTTTACGGAATTTGGTGGCCCGATTCCTACCAGACCTGTACAGGATATAGCGTATGCAGTTGCAAGATTCATACAGAATAACGGTTCTTTTGTCAACTATTATATG TACCATGGAGGAACAAATTTCGGCCGGACAGCTGGCGGTCTATTCATTACAACTAGTTATGATTATGATGCTCCTATTGATGAATATG GACTACTAAACGAACCGAAATGGGGGCATTTAAGGGATTTACACACCGCGATAAAACTAATCGAACCAGCTTTAGTTTCGGCTTATCCTACAGTTACCTATCCTGGAAAGAATCAAGAG ATACATGTATTTAAGCCGAAGTCCGGGGGTTGTGCTGCGTTTCTCTCAAACTACGACCCACATTTTTCAGCAAAAATGACGTTCGGAAATACCCAATATCAACTTCCTCCTTGGTCCATTAGCATTCTTCATGACTGTAAAACTGAAGTTTACAACACAGccaag GTAAAAGCTCCAACAACACAAAAAAAGATGACCCCTGTTGGGCAATTCAAGTGGCAATCGTATAACGAAGAAACTCCGTCGTCTGAGGACCGTGATACTCTTGCAATGAAAGGGTTATATGAGCAACTAAATGTTACTAGAGATGCCTCTGATTACTTGTGGTACCTTGCAGA AGTACATATATCACCAAATGAACACTTTCTTACGAACGGGCAGCTTCCTGTGCTCACCGTTATGTCAGCGGGGCATGCGCTGCACGTCTTTATCAATAATCAGCTGGCAG GAACGGTATGGGGATCACTAAAAAATCCGAAGTTAACATTTAGTCAAAGTGTAAAGTTGAGAGTAGGTGTTAACAAGATCTCTATGCTAAGCGTTTCTGTGGGCCTTGCg AATGTGGGCACGCATTTCGAGACCTACAATGTGGGAATTCTAGGACCAATAACCTTGAAGGGGTTAAATGAGGGTACAAGAGACTTGACAAAGCAACAATGGTCTTACAAG GTTGGTTTAAAAGGTGAAACGTTGAGTCTCGATACACTTGACGGGAGTTCGTCTGTTGAGTGGCTACAAGGATCCCTTGTGGCTCAAAAGCAGCCTCTTACTTGGTACAAG ACTACTTTTAACGCTCCAGAAGGAAACGATCCACTAGCTTTAGATATGAATGGCATGGGAAAAGGTCAAATATGGATCAACGGTGAGGGCCTCGGGAGATACTGGCCCGCAAACATAGCTCATGGTAATTGTGATAAATGCAGTTACACCGGGATTTATAATGAAAACAAATGCAACCGCTATTGTGGAGACCCGTCTCAAAGATG GTATCATGTTCCGCGATCATGGTTGAGACCAACCGGTAACTTGTTGGTTGTTTTTGAAGAATGGGGAGGCAACCCAGATTGGATCACTTTGGTCAAAAGAACCACTTAA
- the LOC110886962 gene encoding probable polyamine oxidase 5 — translation MVIKKPRIVIIGAGMSGLTAANKLYKSGVKKGAFELCVVEGGNRIGGRINTSEFSGDRIEMGATWIHGIGGSPVYKIAQEIKSLESEQPWEGMDGFLDDPITIAENGYVLDSSLVDPISNLFNNLMAFAQGNGNGNGNGNGNGSSSVGCFLKKGLESYWKVESRKEKEGVFGCGDMNKKRLEEAIFAMYENTQRTYTAANDLDNLDYLAESKYVMYPGEEITIAKGYSSVIESLASVLPHGVIQLNKKVNVIEWENECVKGKMGNKAVKIHFLDGTSMSADHVVVTVSLGVLKAGIFNENDDLGMFKFNPPLPDYKIEAISRLGYGVVNKLFLKLSPEFNLGVDRFPFLQMVFHKSDNPVKNVKIPWWIRRTASLSPIYKESNVLLSWFAGEEALKLESLPDEVILDEVSTTISSFFSHERSDGNVLFDKVLKSQWGSDPLFMGSYSYIATGSSIADMDIVAEPLPNTKVFESTGDSPPLQILFAGEATHKTHYSTTHGAYLSGIREANRLLQHYHCIDV, via the coding sequence ATGGTTATAAAGAAACCAAGAATAGTGATAATAGGGGCAGGTATGTCAGGGCTAACAGCTGCAAACAAGTTATACAAATCTGGTGTCAAAAAAGGAGCTTTTGAGCTTTGTGTTGTTGAAGGTGGTAACAGAATTGGAGGGAGGATCAACACCTCAGAGTTTAGTGGTGACAGAATTGAGATGGGTGCCACGTGGATCCACGGGATTGGAGGAAGCCCAGTTTACAAGATTGCTCAAGAAATCAAATCTTTGGAATCAGAACAACCATGGGAAGGCATGGATGGGTTTCTTGATGATCCAATCACCATTGCTGAAAATGGGTATGTGTTAGATTCATCTCTTGTTGACCCAATTTCAAATCTTTTTAACAATTTGATGGCTTTTGCTCAAGGgaatgggaatgggaatgggaatgggaatgggaatgggaGTTCAAGTGTTGGGTGTTTTTTAAAAAAGGGTCTTGAATCTTACTGGAAAGTGGAATCAAGGAAAGAAAAAGAAGGGGTGTTTGGATGTGGGGATATGAATAAGAAGCGGTTAGAAGAGGCGATTTTCGCGATGTACGAAAACACTCAAAGGACTTACACAGCTGCTAATGATTTGGATAATCTTGATTACTTAGCAGAAAGTAAGTATGTTATGTACCCAGGTGAGGAAATCACCATTGCTAAAGGGTATTCAAGTGTTATAGAATCATTAGCATCTGTTTTACCACATGGGGTCATTCAGTTaaacaagaaagtgaatgttaTTGAGTGGGAGAATGAATGTGTAAagggtaaaatgggaaataaagcAGTGAAGATTCACTTTCTTGATGGTACAAGCATGTCAGCAGATCATGTTGTTGTCACAGTTTCTTTAGGAGTTCTTAAAGCCGGAATCTTTAACGAAAACGACGATTTGGGTATGTTTAAATTCAATCCACCGCTTCCGGATTACAAGATTGAAGCGATTTCAAGACTCGGGTATGGTGTCGTTAATAAGCTTTTTTTGAAACTAAGTCCTGAGTTTAATCTTGGTGTTGACCGGTTTCCGTTTCTACAAATGGTATTCCATAAATCCGATAATCCCGTTAAGAACGTGAAAATTCCATGGTGGATTAGGAGGACGGCATCTTTGTCACCGATTTATAAAGAATCGAACGTGTTACTGTCGTGGTTTGCAGGTGAAGAAGCGCTTAAGTTAGAATCACTTCCGGATGAAGTGATTCTTGATGAGGTTTCTACAACCATTTCTAGCTTCTTTTCTCATGAAAGAAGTGATGGGAATGTTTTATTTGACAAGGTTTTGAAAAGTCAATGGGGGAGTGATCCATTGTTTATGGGGTCATATAGTTATATTGCAACCGGGTCAAGTATTGCGGATATGGATATAGTGGCCGAGCCATTGCCAAACACAAAGGTTTTCGAGTCAACGGGTGATTCACCGCCACTTCAAATTCTATTTGCAGGAGAAGCCACACATAAAACTCATTACTCGACAACTCATGGCGCTTATTTGAGTGGTATTAGAGAAGCCAATAGACTTCTTCAACACTATCATTGTATTGATGTATGA